AGCAATTATTTCAACACTACATGCATAATGTATAAGCTACAAAGCTTTAAGAACTATTTTGACAGACCTGAGACGTTAGCATGTAGCTGACTGATGCTAACCTACAAACTgcatttaaacaggccctattatgctattttccaggtgcatatttttatctcaagttacagttacaacatgtttacatgcgttaatgctcataatccgccttgtttttctcatcctggctgtcctgcagcacctcttctcaccctctctctgaaatgctcgttgtagcgcttgctcctccctccagaaggcaaagtctgctctgattggtcagctagctcgctctgttgtgattggtcaatgtttcacatttcaaaaaactcttccttcggagcttcagctccgtctctctctgttgttgtttgagggcctaactagccggaaggagttttatgttacggctgtggcatagtggagagcaaggtagttctccaatcagagggtcggtggttcgattcggcagtcgatgtgtccttgggcaagacacttaaccccaagttgctcctgaagacttgccatcggtgtggactggatgatgcatgttagttagagtctgatggtggcaccttgcatggtagcctgtcatcagtgtgtgaatgggtgaatgatatgtaatatactactgactgtaagtcgctttggataaaagcgtctgctaaatgactgtaatgtaatgtaatgtacttctgtaacattatgacctcataaagttacggaagtgaaggagagaattcaatcgagccatttcaggcagctcacgagcagtgtttctgagggggagggtaactccttttagccgtggacttcaggttttacactctacggaccttttacatgtacaaaaaaatatataacacactatagaagagggaaaaagtggaaaagcataatagggccactttaagtatACCGTTCTGTGCTCTAAAAGTCactcattttgcatttaaatccaCAGTTTCTCATCCATAATTTCCTATTGTTCGTAActatgaaatattaatgatgtaaattatttatgtattttgttgtgCTTCCTCTATGGGACTTTAAATGTTTACCTTGTGAGCTGCGGCTGAGGCGCAGTGAAGCGCGCGTCAGACGCGTGCTGCTACGCCTGTGCACGCTCTCGGCTGTTTCCGTGTGTTCGATGTCGGCGGAGAAATCCGAGTCCTCCGTCCCGTCCGAGCTGCTGCCGGCGGTCCTCTGCGAAACAGACAAGGTTCATTAGCTATCAGCGTGATTTAAGTCAAAGTTAGGACTGTCACCAATGAATGAATTCTGttaagctttgtgtgtgttaattgttgttatttgttgttgttttttttaccatcggGTAATTTAACAAGGATCCCATGCTGGGGGAGGAGCATCACCTCCTCCACACCTCCTCCGGCTTTTCGCCCCCTTCCTACCACGATAGACTTGTCAATAAATGGTCCAAATAAGCCCAATCGGTTTGCCAAGGTTACAAGCCGAATAATGCCGATCCCATTTATTATACCAGCCCCCAATTTGCAGTGCACCTTCCGCGTTAATTTCCAGTTCTTAGTCAATTAAGTCGACTTGAAGACTGTAACCAAAAAACGCCCAACAACTCAGAAAAGACAAATGAACTAATGAAACGCCCCATAAACTTGTGTCACTATAATATGTCGAAAGTGCAGGCTGCCTATCTGCCTTCCAGGCGGAATGAATGGGGTGATGCTCACCTCACCCCCATCACAGACCACAAATCCGGCAGGGTGGGGGTGGGGCAAGAGGACTCGAGTACTAGCCAACATGTCGTTTGCATagacatggaaaaaaaacaccataataACCCAAATGTGATATTCTAGGACTATGCAACCCATAATTGTTTAATATGAAATCATGTGGTGAAAGAATAATGTGTACATTTCTCTGAGTTCacaatcatatttttttatttttcgaaTTACTACATATGTCACATTGATTTTTACACAGGCCCATTTAAgattatgtatttataatatgtCATAACCCTTTATTGATGTGCATGGGGTAAAGTAGGTGTTACAGCAAgatagagacagaaaaaaaagatgaaaacaggGCAATTAAAATCCAAATTAGGAGAGCTACATCAAGAATCAAAATGACCTAAAAGCTTTTCACAGATACAgatcaaatcaaaacaagaaagctttataataataaaaacgtAATGTGAATTAATGTGGCAATTGGGCAAAATAATGCTGCCAACATCACTGTTAGGCTACTTGTCTATTAATGCTAGtgacaaatgaaatacatttcaatattGCTATTAGACAGGACCAAACAATATacaaaacataatgaaatattaGTGTACACTCCATCGTGGAACAGAGCGCACATTCAACGTCAAGTGCGTTTGACAACTTCACAACAAGAAGCTGAGGACCTCATTTGCATACGGCCAATCACATTAaagaggaggcggggcttaaGAAAATCGGACCAATGATACAACGCTCGTCCAGATTCTATCCAATCACAGCGTTGTTTTGGTGCGGACGCTTCGTTTCGATCCCCGCACTCAAAGAACAGCCTGTTCCTTTTCAACAGTTAAAGCTGCCGTTATTGACGTGAACGGAGGTCAGAACCTCCACCAGCTGCTAGAAATCTGACCACATTCTGTAAAGCCCAAATGTGCAAAGCTCTTCTCACTACACCCAGAAGAAGCAGAACTTAATGAACAGCAACACATTCTTGCAACTCAGCAACAAACATTAGCTAGCTTAGCTTTTTAGCAACAACACGAAACGATAGCTCAGTTGAGTGACTTTGCTAACGTCTGCATTCAACATCCACAATTTATTTACGGCATCTTGTAGAGTTGCTTTCCAGCTCACTGGCGGTGAGGTATTTCCAAACAGTTATGGCTAACATTAACTATGACGTTATGTTGTTGTGTGTCCGATCTGCAGCCTAACAGCTGAGTCTGCTGCAAACATCTGTCTTACCTTTCTCCGGGGCATTTCAAAGGTGTTACTTGTGTCGCCTACGACCGACTACTACTCCCTACTTTGGGGacaatttaattcagtttttatatataataaaaacaacaaatcaccAGCTTTTGATATGAGCTAACTCAGCTGAAAAAGGCGCACCAATTTTCCGCACTTCCGTGTGAGTACAGCGCAAACTCGTTTGCTTTTTGGGTCCGTTGACAAAATGCCTCCGTGTGGAACACAAAGCTGCGGTGATCCTTTGATTCAACAGATGATGGTAAGAGTGGTAAAGTATCTcaactttctaaaaatattaagttaacGAATAGTTAAAATAGGTTAGTTAATAAACTGTCAACTGCTCAGAGTAATTTATACGTTCATTAAAACGAATCAAACACAGAGCGGAACCACTTGCTAAAACCAGCTAAACTAGTTatttaactacattttaaaatatacattaaaatgttataaatatatccaaacaatatattttgaattgcTGTTAGTAGCTTACACATACATGGCGTCTTCTGTTTAAATTCAGTCTCACAAATGAACCCTGAGAAACCGGACACAACACCGGAAGTAAGCAGAAGGGAACCCTCTTGCTCGACGTACGTCAGGGTAGCTCTGCACTGCGACGCATGTTTTCTAGTGGGAGTGACGCTAGCAGCACGTTGCGATTGACGTGATCTCAGTCGCCTTCCTTCAATTTCTTGCAGTTACCATATTACAAACTTCAAAACCAACGTCTTCAACCTGAACGCCACCCAGAAAACGAATACTGAGCGCCAGGGAGACTTCCTTCCTCACTGACTTGTAACTATTATGGCCGGTAGCACCACCAAGACAGTGCACGATATCTTTCAAAGTATGGAGTACGGACCCGCAGCAACTTCCAGCACTGCCACTGCACAGGTAAAACAACCAACTTAATTCACATCAGAAGAAGAGCTTGGATATTATGCTGCATATTGGCTCATATTAGCATGTTTTAGTGCACTCTGGGGTTAGCATATTCCTGTTAGACCATGTGAAGTTCATTAACTGTTAGCAGTCTGTAACTCACAAGACAAACATGTGACTTAGACTGTACAGTACTGGTTATGAAATGTCAAGAGTAAAGCCAGATGATTGGACACATGTTTTCAATAAAGGGGAAttttcacactttcacacatttttgattttattgaaaTCGGTGTCTTTCAAATATAGCAATTAAGACTTGACTTCCGGATGTAAGCAGGTGTTACATGTTAGTtggttggttttatttttattagcctctttttttaatatttcttaagCAGTAACAAGCTTGAATATTATTCAGAGAGCCTATCACTGTACAAAATAATTTGTTGGTAAATATTTGCTTGTTGGTGCCATGTCCCAGTACAGTCACTAAATGTGTTGTCACAGTGTCCTGGTAGTTTGATGAAACACCTACATGACTTTTCTATAGTTGACCTCATCccagcagtttttctttttgctgtaaCAGGAGACAGACTTAAGGTcatcaaaacagaaatgtgaagtTAGCTGTTGAATATTGTAAGGTGACATTAGACTTTCTGCACAGAGAAGGTCAGCACTGTACTTTGgtcttctgtctgtaaatagTTGACACACTCGGCCTGGCGTACCCGTCTTTTATCAGTCAATGTCCTGCAGAGGTGGTGTCTTCCAAACCAATGAAATATTAGCATAGGTTTGTGTATCTCATGTACAGTGTCGAATCAGCATTATGGCACGATGTTCCAATTGTTATTTGTTCTTGGTGTTAGCTTTTTATGAAGTGGAATTGAGTTTGAAAGCGTTATAGAcgtttctcctcttttctgtgATTTGAATGCATTCTTTCAGAAGTCAAATGAGGAGTTTCTATGCTTTCCTGCAGCGGTGAAGATGTACTCCTGTTCTCTCATACTCAAAGTTTATGAAAGAAAGTTGTATCTTTCAAAATGTGCACACGAGAACCCTAACCCCAAGCAAGCTTATGCAACTTGTGCCTACATTCAGCTGAGAGCGATTGCAGTCAGTTTTCTGGAGGTCTATTGTGCATTCccaactttttttattgaaccaAGGCACCTCCTCATATTTTGTTTCATGCCCACTATCATAACATACATAATCGTGCAAATATTTCAGCTAAAAATGACACCAAGTATATCTGTCATAAGAGAAATTGGATATTTCATTGACCTAACAGAGCAAAAATTTGATTGATGGAAAATATGTCACGTTTATGAACTGACATCAGTGTTAAGTGAGGAAAGCAGCACTTATAAGCCATCTTTCTGTGTGGATGTGCAGAGGAATATCAAATGTAAACAGTGAATAAAAACAGGTGTGCTAAttagtttaatgtttttccACATAGTTTTGAAATGTGTTGATAATGTATCAGCTTTCCAGTTAGAGCTctattatatatcatttatataatatCTCTGAGTTGTGTTCCTGGAAAACTCGCCTgctggaaagtgtgtgtgtgcgcagttGGTGCACATTTAAGATAGTTTTTAATATGATGAGTCcagtgctttttcttttatcttcaaCATGGATGTTTGGAAATGTGACATGATCTGCAGTACCAATTTTCCAGTCATggaaaatgagaggaaaaagtCAAATATCCTGGAAAGTCATGTGTCATCCTGGAAAATAAATTCATTGTTCTATATATTTTCCTTTGGCTCAGAATAAACTATACAAAGCTATCCGAGGTACGTTCAGGATCGTATTAAAGTTCAAATGGTAGTTTATAGAAGAGAGTATTTTGAATAGGCTACCTTCGGTCATGTTGTGAAAACACTCCCCCCAAGTCAAGtcacactacattacattacagtcatttagcagacgcttttatccaaagcgacttacaggaagtgtattcaacataggtattcaagagaactactagtcaccagaagtcataagtgcatctcctttcttaaacaagcatctggTGACACATGCAGGTTCGATGGCATTACATAATGTTGCTTCCTTCCTAACGTGTTTTCAACAGTTGAATAATGTTAAACGGTCAAAATCACTCACAAATCAGCAATGTTTCCGTGGAGTTTAAAATCAGACTCGACTGAAACATTGCTAAAATtactttataaaacaaaatgaaagaaatgaataaatatatatggatTTGGGTGTCTGTGGGTCAGAGTAAGAGCGGATCGTCTTCCAATCAGTGGATTGGTAGTTCaatccccagctcctccagtccatgtcgatgtgtctttgggcaagacacttaaccccaattGGTGCTTTCATCTATCTGTTATCTAATAATAAATTGTACACCAGCAACTTGTTaaaaaaagcttctaaattAACAAGATTTACAAATCAAgtgtaaacctttttaaattCAACAACAAATTGGTTTGGagttaaaatatcaatatatgaTGTACATAAACATAGAATTAAATAGATTGGCCCAATTGCGATTGATACTTGATCCAGCTATGCGAGTCAGTGTCAGACCGATATCCAATATCTGTATCGGTGCATTTTTTGTGTACTTGGAGCCGTTTTAAGGGCCGTTTACTtatcaagtcatttttttttcttaatgatgCAAAACACCATCAGCCTGGTTCCACCCTCAGAGGTGGATTTGGTATGAATATCAACTGTTGCTTATCTTCTCCGACAGGCCTGGCTGGACCACCATTCTCGTTCTCTGGGCGTGTTCATTGATGGCAAGTTTGTCCgtccagcagacagacagagtcgCTCCCTGGCTGATTCTAAAGGTAAGAGCAGCCTGAAATCACAGTGCAAGAAAAACCAACACAGCTCACACTTggctctttttaaaatgtgtatgcatgtttttctctgctctgctctccagGTGGTAACGTGTGCAGCACAGTGTGCTCCGGGGAGGACGACGTTTCCCAGTGTGCCTCCTCTGCCGTTAAGGGACACAAGGCCTGGGGGGACCTGAGCTGCTACCAGAGGGCCAAAGTGCTGCTCAGGTAGGACAAACTCACCTCTACACATCTCAGGAACCTCAGCACCCTCTGTTCAATTTAACAGTCCTGTCCTGTGCTAACAGGTCGGCGAGCGTTCTCGGGCAGCACGGTCCGTGTGTGTCGGAGCTGTGCGAGCTGTGCGAGgcctcctgctctccctccagCCTCGTCCGACTGCTGCAGTACTACAGCAGCTGGGCGCAGCTCAGAGACACTCTCATCGCCAACTGGACGCCACTAGGTGAGGTTAACAGGGGATTTGGTGTTGTTAATAACTttctgtagtgttttttttttttttttttttttttctttaaaccttttgtgtttcatgtttccCAGGTGTGGTGGCAGTATTTGCCTCTGATGACTGCTCTCTCTATTCCCTTATGGTCAAAGTCCTGCCAGCCCTTGCCAtgggtaacacacacactcacactcacactcacactcacacacacatatacaaagaCACACTGTATTAGTTAGATACACACTGAAAAAGTTTCTTGGAATAAAATTTTATTATGCAACTAGTGATTActtgattgttttttcatgtgatATATTACAATTAACCCTCTAGAATCAtctgagacatgtagaataaaatgtttttgatgaaatatttcaaatgtaagCTTCGTTTTGGCCGTCACTTTTGACAGAAGCTTTCGTCGCACGTTCAAGGAGCGTCGGAAAGATAAAAATCTGATCAGATGAGCTTCTGGCTATGAGCAAATTAGGGCATCAAAGAATTTGAGATGCCAAAACCATTAAATATGTGGCATTTTTGTTTAGAGATAATTTGTTATCAAATTAGTATTTTGGCTAATTGTTCCACCTCAATTTTTGTTCATAACTGTTCTGATTGGTGTTTTGAGTTCTGATTTATTCCTGCTTCCTTCTAGGCAACTCCGTCATCGTAATCCCTGGTCAGAGAATCGCCCCTCCAACGCTGCTATTGGCGCAGCTTTTTATGGGTGCAGGGCTACCTGCTGGGGCTCTTAATGTCTTAACAGGAAGTGATATGTTGCTGTGTGCCAGAGTGGCCCAGAACGCCAGCGTCAGCTACGTCACCTACAGCGGCAACAAGCAGGTACGTGTGAAAACTGGTGTTACGTTCCTAACCAGAACGTTGACAGACCTCCTATACATAATAAGgctttcaaaatgtgtttaatgtttccAACATATCCTGCATCATGACAAAAATGTTTCCCTCTCTTGCAGGATGGGGTGATGCTGTGTAAGGCCACAGCAGGGATGGGGGTACCCGTTTCTGTCTCCCCTAACATCGGTGCTAGGTGTCCCTTCATCATCTTTGAGTCGGCCGACATCGATAGCGCAGTGGATGCAGTGATAGAGACAGCCTtcaagaagaaaagagaggtgATTTATACTAAAGACTATCTCCTAATGAAGGATGGATTGTGTCTCATGCAATCCTAGAGACAACTATTTCTCTTTAAAGGGAAAGTGCAGATATTTTGAAGTGTGGTTTTATTAAGTATGTATCCATAACATATCAGTGTATTTCCTGCAGTAGATCGCGGTCCGCACGCCCTCGGTTTGGTGAAACAGACACGGCATGGTAACGGCACAGGAACTGTTGACAGGTGGGGGAGCAGCAAAAAGTATTTTAGACACAGGCtatttttataatcttttttataGCCCTTTCTGAAGGGGAACTCAAACCGTTAGTTATGCtctcttttcaaaacaacaagactccattgacaaaaagaGTAATTTTCCCATCGCAAAACACAGGAGTTGCTCTTCTACCTTTGCCTCAATAGGTTAGTtactttgtgttattgtgaCTTTTGTGTTTCAAAGGGTTACTTTGGATTCACCATAGTCACACAATAACCAAAACAAACGAACCGCTCTAGGCAGCGGTACACAAGCCACTGTCGTGTTCGGCTAGTagaattaatgtttttgtcaatggagtcttgtggctttgaagagagcatagttGGATATAACTGCTTCACTTTACCGTCAGAAACGGCTGTCTAACAGCGAGTTAAAGcggtgaaaatattcaaaatctaGCCGACATTTAAACTGATGGATTCTTTTTTTAGGTCACTATATTACATTTAGCTGCTGCCCATGTCCACAGCAGTATATTGCTTTGCTCCcatgctggtactcctgtctgtttctaaaAACTGAGGGTCCACTGACCGCAATCTACTGTAggtagtaatacactgactattgataagtacctcatactaCCCCACTCCAAAAAATTAACAatcttcccctcctctctccactcAGGTCCACTGGGTGTTGTGCGTGCAGGAGAGTGTGCTGGACAGCATTGTGGCCCGTCTCAGGCTCCGTATGGCAGGGATGAAGTGTGTGGCCCTGCACAGCGACGGGGACAGGGGCCTGGTGGATGCTGCAGTACAGGACGCTCAGCAGCAGGGGGCCACGGTTAGTCAGAAACAAGGAAAAGCTGTGTTTAGCTGCAGGCACGGTCCAAATGAGTGACTGAGAGGAGAGTTAGCTCACATTATGACCATAATTTAGGTGGTGGAAACTAACTGGACttgaatttgattttttttttttttaatgtgtgccAAGACCAAAAAGTaggaaaatgaaagatttaTAATGAGTTGTGGCCTAcaaatgttctgttttcttATATGTTTTTTACTCTCTGGCCCCGCAGCTGGTTCAGTCCTGCGCCGCCCCCCCTTCAGCTGCTCAGTACCCTCCCACAGTGCTCTGCGGGGCGGCCCCCTCCTCTCCGTTCGTGGTCAGCCCCGCTCCCGGACCACTGCTGCCTCTCATGACCTTCAGAAGCAACACAGAAGCAGTCGCCCTCGGTAAAGAAGCCTCCACGGATGTAGATGGTCGAAGGAGTTATCTGACTTTGGAAAGTTATTCTCACAAAGCCTTAAAAGCCCCTTTTAAGGCTTTgtgagaataataaaataataaacctgATTTCAGAGGAGTAAAGCACAATGTATTTTACTATTGCACCACAGTAACAATATGTGTTCTGCACAGGGAACCACAGTCCTCATGGCCAGGCCGCCTCCATCTGGACCGAAGACCTCACACTGGCTTTGGAGACGGCTAAGAggttcacacattcacactcttcttttcctcttcctcccctttctcttcttcagattttttttttcatcttccaCTTACTTTTCTTGTATGTTTCTTTGCTTTTGCCTGTCTTCTTACAAATCACCTTTTTCTTTATACTTGTAAACCTTCATCTTAGTGAATGTTTCCTACCTCTCCTTTCTGACTTTTCTCCTCTGATTTTCTCTCGTATCATCTTTACAGGCAACATTAAATACCTTATATGTACTTATAATTATTCATAGGCAGCTTAAAGACTTGAAtgatcatccatccatccatccatcttccgtaaccgcttatccagttaagggtcgcgggggtgctggagccgatcccagctgtcaatgggcgaaggcagggttcaccctggacaggtcgccagcctatcacagggctgaatGATCATTAAATAGATTTAGTAACTACTTTAAtaattgtttcctttttgt
This genomic window from Anoplopoma fimbria isolate UVic2021 breed Golden Eagle Sablefish chromosome 11, Afim_UVic_2022, whole genome shotgun sequence contains:
- the aldh16a1 gene encoding aldehyde dehydrogenase family 16 member A1, encoding MAGSTTKTVHDIFQSMEYGPAATSSTATAQAWLDHHSRSLGVFIDGKFVRPADRQSRSLADSKGGNVCSTVCSGEDDVSQCASSAVKGHKAWGDLSCYQRAKVLLRSASVLGQHGPCVSELCELCEASCSPSSLVRLLQYYSSWAQLRDTLIANWTPLGVVAVFASDDCSLYSLMVKVLPALAMGNSVIVIPGQRIAPPTLLLAQLFMGAGLPAGALNVLTGSDMLLCARVAQNASVSYVTYSGNKQDGVMLCKATAGMGVPVSVSPNIGARCPFIIFESADIDSAVDAVIETAFKKKREVHWVLCVQESVLDSIVARLRLRMAGMKCVALHSDGDRGLVDAAVQDAQQQGATLVQSCAAPPSAAQYPPTVLCGAAPSSPFVVSPAPGPLLPLMTFRSNTEAVALGNHSPHGQAASIWTEDLTLALETAKSLSVGSVWVNSHSVSDPCLPVSGHKDSGTCTDGGQEGLYQFLRPSSSSSPPLPRSSPVSMDYSKFGTAASPAIIPDDSDPASAPKVYLQFVGGKPCKSVSGCSVAVQSPVGGGVLAYCQDGGRKDVRNAVEAAVKVQPGWMKKSPSARAQSLYSLAKGLEAKRRDVAASINVQTGLSMDEADKEVELSIARLSDWAAYCDKIQGGIPPLPQSGSALSLPEALGVVGIVLPDESPLLSMVTLLGAAIGNGNAVIMVPSQKYPLPALAFIQVLQSSDLPAGLVSIITGSRDQLTVALANHSVIKAIWYWGSAEGCQYLQYTCTSPLKTLLLSCPKEDGGKDWTQSHPSLLEEMWRNAVQWKSVWIPTA